In Bacillus sp. SB49, a single window of DNA contains:
- a CDS encoding bifunctional metallophosphatase/5'-nucleotidase — MNKERLYFYYTSDLHSHFENWPQIVGYFQEKKEKHDRRKEDYWLFDNGDHVDRFHPITEGLMGKGNVELMNRAAYDVATLGNNEGITLAKEDLHSLYDEADFGVVCANLVCHHQEAPTWLQNYKIETSKQGTKIGVIGLTAPFRPFYQQLGWDVESPYDILDSLLPEVEREADIIVLLSHLGIHDDEEIARRYSCIDVIIGGHTHHLFKTGEIVDGSLLTAVGKHGTHLGEVMIEWDNDTHTLVNKEAYAVPTEHLGKDKQTTDDLLRIRKEAMDHLNTPVTRLREPLHITWFKDNELMTSLTDQLREWTSSDIAMLNAGVLLDHLPAGEITYEEVHRICPHPMNPCRVELEGDKIMEVIRAAHTKELMETKLKGLGFRGEVIGKMVFSGVDINVRKASNGELQVTDVTFDGRPLDPDKVYRFATADTFTFGRFFPEIAYASEKKYYMPELLRDLLSEALQTYGSP, encoded by the coding sequence ATGAATAAAGAGAGATTGTATTTCTACTATACAAGCGATCTGCACAGCCATTTTGAAAATTGGCCGCAGATCGTCGGCTATTTTCAAGAAAAAAAAGAGAAGCATGACAGAAGGAAGGAAGATTACTGGTTGTTTGACAACGGGGATCACGTAGACCGTTTCCACCCGATTACGGAAGGGTTAATGGGTAAAGGGAACGTGGAGCTTATGAATCGCGCTGCATATGATGTCGCTACCTTGGGAAATAACGAAGGAATTACCTTGGCTAAGGAAGATCTTCATTCTTTGTATGACGAAGCAGACTTCGGTGTCGTGTGTGCCAACCTCGTTTGTCATCATCAAGAGGCTCCTACATGGCTCCAAAATTATAAAATTGAGACGTCTAAACAAGGGACGAAAATCGGTGTTATTGGACTGACAGCTCCTTTCCGTCCGTTTTATCAACAGTTAGGCTGGGATGTCGAATCGCCTTATGACATACTGGACAGCCTGCTTCCGGAAGTGGAGCGGGAAGCAGATATCATTGTATTGTTATCGCATCTCGGCATCCATGACGACGAAGAGATCGCCAGGCGCTATTCCTGCATCGATGTCATTATCGGCGGACATACCCATCACTTGTTCAAGACAGGCGAGATCGTGGACGGATCATTATTAACGGCCGTAGGAAAGCACGGAACGCATCTTGGTGAAGTGATGATTGAATGGGACAATGATACCCATACGCTTGTAAATAAAGAAGCCTATGCCGTTCCGACGGAGCATTTAGGCAAGGACAAACAGACAACGGATGATCTGCTTCGTATAAGAAAAGAAGCGATGGATCACTTAAACACACCTGTTACAAGGTTGAGAGAGCCTCTTCACATCACATGGTTCAAGGATAACGAATTAATGACAAGTCTTACGGACCAATTAAGGGAATGGACATCATCCGATATCGCGATGTTAAATGCGGGGGTCCTTCTTGATCATTTACCGGCGGGGGAAATCACGTACGAAGAGGTCCACCGCATCTGCCCACACCCGATGAATCCCTGCAGGGTCGAGCTTGAGGGCGATAAAATAATGGAAGTGATCCGGGCTGCCCATACGAAAGAATTGATGGAAACCAAATTGAAAGGTCTGGGCTTCCGTGGAGAGGTAATCGGGAAAATGGTCTTTTCCGGAGTGGACATTAATGTACGGAAGGCGTCCAACGGGGAGCTTCAGGTGACGGATGTTACTTTCGACGGCCGTCCGCTTGATCCTGATAAAGTCTATCGTTTCGCTACAGCGGATACGTTTACTTTCGGTCGATTCTTTCCTGAGATCGCCTATGCCTCAGAGAAAAAGTATTATATGCCGGAACTGCTGCGTGATCTGCTGTCTGAAGCGCTTCAGACATACGGGAGTCCGTGA
- a CDS encoding sulfite exporter TauE/SafE family protein has product MFLIMFFIGLVTAIIGSVAGLGGGVILVPALLFLGDHYASFDWVTPQSIVGISLVVMIFTGMASAISYIKHKRVDKKIGVIFLYGSIPGGIVGSWLNQFFESDGFSLFFGVIMIAVSLLFFIPRRRPDNPLFTTGIQREKVVDGETYTYQMPVMFGLVLSFAVGLLSGLLGIGGGSLMVPAMILLLGLPAHIATATSMFMIFFASISSSATHIALGHVEWAHTLWFIPGAYIGGTLGAWMNRKLRGQAVEWFLRILLILIGIRLIWQGIG; this is encoded by the coding sequence ATGTTTCTGATTATGTTCTTCATTGGTTTAGTGACAGCAATTATCGGGAGCGTCGCTGGACTTGGCGGCGGCGTCATTCTGGTGCCCGCGTTATTGTTCCTCGGCGATCACTATGCGTCTTTTGACTGGGTCACTCCGCAGTCGATCGTTGGTATATCGCTCGTCGTGATGATCTTTACCGGGATGGCATCCGCCATCTCCTATATTAAACACAAGCGCGTCGATAAGAAAATCGGCGTCATTTTCCTTTATGGAAGCATTCCCGGTGGTATAGTCGGATCGTGGCTGAATCAATTTTTTGAATCAGATGGATTCTCGCTGTTTTTCGGCGTGATTATGATTGCCGTTTCGCTTTTGTTCTTTATTCCAAGACGACGGCCTGATAATCCACTATTTACAACAGGTATTCAAAGAGAGAAAGTCGTGGATGGAGAAACCTATACGTATCAGATGCCCGTCATGTTTGGGCTGGTCTTATCGTTCGCCGTCGGATTATTGTCCGGACTGCTTGGTATCGGCGGGGGGTCGCTTATGGTACCTGCAATGATCCTGCTGCTCGGCTTGCCGGCACATATAGCCACGGCTACATCCATGTTCATGATCTTTTTTGCTAGTATATCCAGCTCTGCGACTCATATTGCTCTCGGGCATGTTGAGTGGGCTCATACGCTGTGGTTCATCCCTGGGGCATATATAGGTGGCACGCTCGGTGCTTGGATGAACCGTAAACTGCGTGGACAGGCGGTCGAATGGTTCTTGCGGATCCTTTTGATTTTGATCGGCATCCGCTTAATCTGGCAAGGAATAGGGTGA
- the sufB gene encoding Fe-S cluster assembly protein SufB: protein MAKKAPEVGEYQYGFHEKDVSIFRTQKGLTKEVVKQISDYKQEPEWMLDFRLKSLEQFYKMPMPQWGGDLSELDFDEITYYVKPSERSERSWDEVPEEIKNTFDRLGIPEAEQKYLAGVSAQYESEVVYHNMEKDLEDLGVIFKDTDSALKENEDLFKEYFGKVIPPSDNKFAALNSAVWSGGSFIYVPKDTKVETPLQAYFRINSENMGQFERTLIIADEGSSVHYVEGCTAPTYSSSSLHSAVVEIFVKDNAYCRYTTIQNWANNVYNLVTKRAVAESNATMEWVDGNLGSKLTMKYPAVLLKGEGARGMTLSIALAGKGQHQDAGAKMHHLAPNTSSTIVSKSISKHGGKVTYRGIVQFGRKAEGARSNVECDTLIMDNESTSDTIPYNEIMNENISLEHEAKVSKVSEEQLFYLMSRGISEEEATEMIVMGFIEPFTKELPMEYAVEMNRLIKFEMEGSIG, encoded by the coding sequence ATGGCTAAAAAAGCGCCAGAAGTAGGAGAGTACCAATACGGATTCCATGAAAAAGATGTGTCCATCTTCCGTACGCAAAAAGGTCTGACGAAAGAAGTCGTCAAACAGATCTCCGACTATAAACAAGAACCAGAATGGATGCTCGACTTCCGTCTTAAGTCCTTAGAGCAATTCTATAAAATGCCGATGCCGCAATGGGGCGGCGACCTATCCGAACTTGATTTTGATGAAATCACGTACTATGTTAAACCATCCGAACGCTCCGAGCGTTCATGGGACGAAGTACCGGAAGAAATCAAAAACACGTTCGACCGTCTGGGTATCCCGGAAGCGGAGCAAAAATACCTGGCAGGTGTCTCTGCTCAGTATGAATCCGAAGTGGTATACCACAACATGGAGAAAGACTTGGAAGATCTCGGTGTTATCTTTAAGGATACCGATTCTGCTCTCAAAGAAAACGAAGATCTCTTCAAGGAGTATTTCGGTAAAGTCATTCCCCCGTCCGATAACAAGTTTGCAGCGCTGAACTCTGCTGTATGGTCGGGAGGTTCCTTCATTTATGTTCCTAAAGATACGAAGGTGGAGACGCCGCTTCAGGCATACTTCCGTATCAACTCAGAGAACATGGGGCAGTTCGAACGTACCTTGATCATTGCGGATGAAGGTTCTTCCGTACACTACGTCGAGGGATGTACAGCACCGACTTATTCATCCAGTTCTCTGCATAGTGCCGTAGTAGAAATTTTCGTCAAAGATAACGCCTACTGCCGCTACACAACGATTCAAAACTGGGCGAACAACGTGTACAACCTTGTAACGAAGCGTGCCGTTGCTGAATCCAATGCAACGATGGAGTGGGTCGACGGTAACCTCGGTTCCAAGCTGACAATGAAATATCCAGCCGTTCTTCTTAAAGGAGAAGGAGCCCGCGGTATGACACTTTCCATCGCGCTGGCAGGAAAAGGACAGCACCAGGATGCCGGTGCCAAGATGCACCACCTGGCACCGAATACGTCTTCAACGATCGTATCTAAATCCATCTCCAAGCATGGTGGTAAAGTAACGTATCGTGGTATCGTTCAATTCGGTCGTAAAGCAGAAGGGGCCCGTTCCAATGTCGAGTGTGATACACTCATCATGGATAACGAGTCCACTTCAGATACCATTCCTTACAACGAAATCATGAACGAGAACATCTCTCTTGAGCACGAAGCAAAAGTTTCGAAAGTGTCTGAAGAACAGTTGTTCTACTTGATGAGTCGTGGGATCTCAGAAGAAGAGGCGACAGAAATGATCGTCATGGGCTTCATCGAGCCATTCACGAAAGAACTGCCAATGGAATACGCCGTGGAAATGAACCGCCTGATCAAGTTCGAAATGGAAGGTTCCATCGGTTAA
- the sufU gene encoding Fe-S cluster assembly sulfur transfer protein SufU, giving the protein MSFNNLDTLYRQVIMDHYKNPRNRGSIEGNPMIVDMNNPTCGDRIQLQLLIDNGLVKDAKFDGEGCSISLSSASMMTQAIKGKSVDDALKMSKLFSEIMQGNDIEEEDIDLGDIEALQGVSKFPARIKCATLAWKAMEKGVDEEKQD; this is encoded by the coding sequence ATGTCTTTTAATAACTTAGATACACTCTATCGCCAAGTGATCATGGACCATTACAAGAACCCTCGTAACCGCGGATCTATCGAAGGTAATCCGATGATTGTGGATATGAATAACCCAACATGCGGGGATCGTATCCAACTGCAGTTGTTGATCGATAACGGGCTTGTAAAGGATGCCAAGTTCGATGGAGAGGGTTGTTCCATCAGCCTCTCCTCTGCTTCCATGATGACCCAGGCGATCAAAGGAAAGTCCGTAGACGACGCATTAAAAATGTCTAAGCTGTTCTCAGAAATCATGCAGGGGAACGATATTGAGGAAGAAGATATCGACCTCGGTGATATCGAAGCACTCCAGGGAGTTTCCAAGTTTCCGGCTCGAATTAAATGTGCCACGTTAGCTTGGAAAGCCATGGAGAAAGGTGTCGATGAAGAGAAGCAGGACTAA